TCTGTTTCCTGCTGCTCCATTCCCAGGATCATTGAAGCTTTCCGCAGGAATTCATAAGAAAAGAAATGCAATGCATTGGTGCCGCTGGAAAATGATTCACCGATATTCTCATTGGAGAACCAGTTGGGATAGGTATGCGTACGCCAGTCCATGGAACAGGCTTCCCCGCGGAACAGGCCAATCTTTTCATCGAAAGCAACATGAATATCTTTTTGGGCAGTATAACGGAGACTCTCATACGCTTCTGCCAGCCATGCTTTATCACCTGTTACCAAATAATACTCCCAGGCGGCCAGTGCCCATACCACGCGGTCGGTGGAAATTGGCCAGGATCCGCCAGTACCGGTATCCTGCAAGGCTTCCTTTGGATTCTTCAGGGTTTGCTTGCGAAGAGTGCGTACAGCAATATCCTGGTGGATCCAGGAAAAGGCAAAATAAATACTGTATACCACATCGCGCGTCCAGGTATCAGGCCAGAGCGCTCCTGTCATGAAAGTGGTGTCTGTACGAAGATTCAGCTGCATCTCTTCCAGGGCCATATTGTACAGGGCCACCAGCATCGTATTGTCCTTAGCTGTAAAACGGGGGAAGGCTGTAATATCTTTTTTCAGTTTCCATTCATGTCCCTTTCCATGATAATCGGACAGGATCAATGAATCGGATATGGCGCGCGAAACACGATCACCCAGAAAAGAAGCGTCCACCACGCTATCTGAAAAAATAGAAAAAGGTAATGGACTGCCTGCTTCGCGGACCACCGTCCAGTGAGTTGAAAAATCGGTATTCCGGTTACTGGTTTTCAGCACAAGGCTTCCTGCTTCCTGGGCCAGTATCCTGTTATTGCCGGCCTGCTGATTGGTGAGCGTATACCAGCTGCAATTCTTCATATGCCGGATATCGAATCCTTTGAAATTCCAGGTGGTGGCTATCTCTGCAGCATTATTTTCAGCAGCGCTTACCACTTTGCCATCACTGGTAACGCTGAGATAATGGCCTGTCTTTTTATTGCGCATACGCACCTGCGCAGAATCAGTAGCTTCCATCACCCAGCGATAACTGTCGTCAGCAGGTTGTTTGCCGGTTTTGAGCAATCCATCGTCTTCATAAAAATATTCACCGGTCTCCCTGCACTGGAAGCTCCATTCCGAGTAAGGCTGATTTTTCTTTGCTGCTACTTTGCATCCTGCGATTGCTATACCTGACAGGATCATCACAATGGCTATTAATCGTTTCATCATGCTCAAGGTTCAAAATTTTCCCAGGCAGCCGCCACCAGTTGCGGACGCGGCACATACAAAAATACCTCCGGGTTGGATTCGAAAGTTTGATAAATGGATTTTCCCGGTTCGATGCCCAAGTCGGGATATTGACGCGGTGATTTGCAAACCAGTTGGGAAGTTTCGTAATGAGGATTGGCCTGCCAGCGAATGATGCCCTCTTCGTCGAACACCGGAAACCAGGCAATGCCTTTGTGTTTCCGCACGCCGTCATACACAAAACCATAGTCACGATCGCACCAGGCGCCGAATGTGAGCGGCTCCCTGCTGTTGGCGCTGATAGTGGCATGCGCCCAGTTGGGAGGCACTATCACCACATCGCCTGGTTTCGCATATACTGCAAAACAACGACCGGGATCGTCCTCCGCCGTTTCCTGCATATAAATAATGGCTTCGCCAGTCCAGATCTCATACACTTCAGGAGTGGACCAGCCACTGTAAGGCGAGATCTTGTGGATATGCCCCTGGCTGCGGATCGGCTCCCGGCCCAGTTTTCCGGCTGCATAGGTTACCACGCCAAACAACAAATGCAACTCTTCCAATATCGCCCTGTGCTGCTTTCTGCCCACATCCATGGCGATGGTGTATACAATATCAGGACCACCGGTACCTGGATCCATCAGGCTTTTCCGGATATCATCCAATCTCCGGTTCTCTGGTTCCGGTCCAAACACATCTTCTCCATACATAAAACCCATCGGCTCAAAAGTTGGCCGGATATCGAAACCGGGATCATACATTTTTGATTCAGGCATGATTGCGTACAAATGCTTTTAAAGTGACACATTGTTTTCCTTCAGAGAGACCAAAAGGGCGGATTGTGTATGCCGTTACACCGGCAGGAACAATGAATGTTTCTGCATAGTGAACGATAAAAGGATCGAAAGCGCCATCGGGACTTTCTACCATCGCCTCCTCTCCTTCTACAAGATTCAGCACATTCACGCAGCCTTCCGTATGGTGAGTAACAGGTTGAGTAAACCAATGTCTGCGCGTTTCAATGAACTCGCGCTTGTGTAGTCCGGTACGTTCTTCATACCAGCCTTCGCCGGAAGCGATAGTTTTTTCCTGGTGCAATAGTTCTTTTTCCACCCAGGACGCAGTGCGCTCCCAACTGATGGAAGCCTTGCCATGGCCGATATTGATGGGTCGCGGACGGCCATCCAATCCCAAACGTCCCCAGTCCCATAATTTGAAAGTGAAAATATAAGGAGTGGCGCTGATCTCCAGTACCATGGAATTGGAGCCGGAACAATGTATGGTGCCGGCGGGGATCAATACATGATCATGTTTTTTGACGGGATAAGTCTGTACATATTTTTCAGCATCGAATGCTCCGGTGCTTTGCGCTTGCTGCAATTCATTGATCATCGCTTCTTTATCGATCCCTTCTTTTATTCCCAGGTAAACCACTGCATCATCGGCGGCATCGAGAAAATAATAGCTTTCGTCCTGCGTATAGTGCATTCCAAATTTCTCCTGGATATATTCAGTGAGCGGATGCACCTGCAGGCTCAGGTTGCCGCCTTCCATCGTGTCGAGGAAATCAAAGCGGATCGGGAACTCATCTCCGAATCGTGCATGAACCGGATCTCCCAATAACTGTTTGGGATATGCGAAAACCAGGTTACTGGCAGGGATCTCGAATTTAATATTGTCGAATCCCAGCAGCAGGCTGTTCTCTTCCGGAACACAATCGAAACACCAGGCGAAATTGGGTGTATTGCGGTCCAGGTCGCAGACTTCTTTCATCCATTGTCCACCCCAGGGGCCGGGATCGAAGAAGGGAACTACACGGAATGGTGTTTGCGTAGCCTGGCGAAGACCGGCCAGTACAGCTTCTCCTGTTGTCATTTTAGGATTGCCGGGGATATTGGTATCCAGCACAAGATCCCAGTGCGGCATCAGTTTCTTTTTAAAACGGTCGCAGATCCGCCAGTCCACGAAGAAAGCGCGTTTGTATTGCAGTGATGCGCGTTCGTCTGCATTCTGTACACCGATATTGCTCACTGCATTTTTTCTGAAGCGCATCTGGATCTCCCAACGCGCCATATCAGCATACACCAGCAGGTCATATTGTTCCTGTATATAGGCAGCTCCTGTGCCATAAATGAATATGAGATCGTGCTCCGCGTTTTCGATACGTTGCCGCAGGGATGCGGTTTTATTGTGATCGAAATAACAATCGATGTTGCGGCGGGTCATATAGCCGAAAATTTCGTCACCGGTAATATCATCCTGTAGTAATTGATCCAGGTCAGCGCTGCTGCGCATTGCTTCTGAACTGTTGAAGAGCATGGCATTTTCAAATCCTTCCTGTAAGGCGTCTGCGATCTCCTGTTCAAATACGCCCTGGTAACATTCCACTACAACGATCTTTTTCTGTCCATCCCCCTTCGTAAGTTTCCTGCCCAGTTCTTTCAGAATAGCATTCCATCCCTGCCAGCATTGATACTTACCGGCAGGCATTTTCACAAAAGGGTATTTGTCATAATTCGACTTTCTCTTCATGATCTTATTTATTGACCGATTGGTACTGTTTTATTAAACGATATTCTATACCCAGCAGGGCGGCCTGATCGCCGGAAGCGGCATTTACGATCTCTACATGTCCGGAGGGGCACCAGGCCAGTCTGCCCACGCGCTCCTGCAGGTATGGGAGGATCACTTCACTGCTTTTCAGGATACCGCCACCCAGCACAATTATACTGGGATCATATGCGTGAATGCAGTTGACCAAAGCAGCAGCCCAGATATCCATACAGTTGTTCCGCAATGCAATTGCTTCCACATCACCTTCGCCGGCCAGGGCAAAAATTTGTTTGAAATCATATTCTTTTGCGCGGGCTTTGAAAGCGGCTGATAAGCCTGGATGTTCCTGGATGATGGCGGGGAGGAATGCAGAAGAAGCTAACGCTTCCACACAACCGCGATTTCCGCAGGAGCATGTTCTGCCTTTATAATCCACTACAAAATGTCCCCCAGCGAGCCTGCCTGAAAATGCTGGCCATAGAGTACTTTCCCTTCGAGGACCACGCCAGTACCAATGCCTGTACCGATGGTGAGCATCACTACATTCTGATGACCTCTGGCAGCGCCATATTGCCATTCACCGATCATGGCCAGCCGTGCATCGTTGTCCATACAAAAGGGGACGTTCCAGTTACTTTCTGCCCAGGCATTGAAGTCCACATCAAAAGCGTCATCATATTTCTGATTGGTGGAGATCACGGCATTCCGGACAGGGTCTACCAGGCCCGGGAAGGCCAGTCCCACTCCGCCCAATTGATCGGGCAGTACTTTGCTGCCGGCCATCAGTGCATTCACTGCCGATTCTATGAGGGGCAGGTTGCCCTTTACACCGTTGCCGGCGTTGGCTTCGAAGATCTCGAATGCTTTTACCTGCCCGTTGTACATCAGGCCTGCTTTGATCAGAGTTCCCCCTAGGTCTATTCCTATTCTGTACATGCGTTGTATTTAGATTAAGGTGGGTATTCCGTTTTTGTCAATTAACCGGCGGGCAAATCCGTTCTTCCGGATCTCTTCATAATTGTGACCAGCATCTGCCGGCCAGGATGCGCCGAAAGAAAGCAGCTGACTACCGGTATTGGCTACCCGATGCGCTACTCTTCCCGGAATGAAGTGAAGACTTCCGGGAAACATTCGTTCGGCCCATACTTCACGGTTCTCATTCATCAGAATCAATACGCCTTCACCTTTTATTCCCCAGTAATATTCCGCGCGGTCTATGAGTGCATGAAAATGTCCTTTGGTCATGAAGTATTCATTGCCCACTTTACCGGGATGGATATGCGTAAGCCCGAAATAGAGGCCGCCGGGCGTTCCTTCGGCAACGGGAAGAAAACTGCTCACTTCATATACCAGGGTTTCGGGGTCTGTCTTCCCGAATACCTTCGTGTCCTGGAATACATTGTCCAGATCTTTGATCCGGCGGGTGGCATGTTCAACGCCTTCTCCCTGCAGGATACCGCCGTTAAAAAAAAGTGTTGGATTACTTACTGCTGCACTTGTCATGTCTTTTTACTTTTTGTTTCGATGGTTGTATTGTTTCAATGGGATCGTGATCTTGTGGGGCCTGGAGGGATCCAGTACGATTGCTTTATCATGTATGCCCCAATTGCCATACTTCACTTGAATGGCTTTGCAATCATTACTGTTCAATTTTTCTATTTCCAGTATTGCATTTTTTCCGGCAGCATCCACCTGTACGCTGAAAGAAACCGGACCGAAAACGGTATGCAGGTTGCTGACACTGGTCTTCATGCCGGGTTTCAGCCATTCAGGCGGCATCCCTTCCAGCAGGTGCAGCTCATGGCCGCGGTCCAATACCAGCAGGTGCACTGCCAGACGAACGAATTCGGCGCTGGCCCAGTTGTGCGGCATATCGCCTACATATTTCGCCTGCAGGTCGCGGGGATTCTGTTCTTCACGCCAGGCATATAACGGTGATGCATGGTTGGCAAAAGCATACAATGATTCAATTGCCTTGTCTGGTTGGTTCATCCACAGGCAGGCATGTCCGTAGAAGCTGGCAAAATAGTTCCAGATGCCATCTATCAGCCAGCCTGTGCCCATTACCATACCTTCCTGCAAGGTGTTGTGCAGCATATTCATGGTGCCTGTCATCAGCGGGTCCTGGCTGTTGAATAATTGTCCGGGATAAACAGCCTGGCAGAATGCCCATTGCGCGCGTTGCGGAATGGAGCGGCGATCAGTTTCCATTACAACAGGGATATATCGATTGCCGAAATCATCAGTGCCGAGGTCGCGGGTAGCAGCAGCCTGGAAAACGGCGTAGAAATTATCGTATTCTTTTTTCAGGATGTTGGCATCCTGTTCCCGGCCGATCCATTCAGCAGCATGTATCATTGCTTTCAGACCGATCAGGTTCCAGTAAGTGTTGGTATATTCAGGTTTATCTTTCGCTCCCCATAGTCCTCCGTCGATCTCACCGGGGGGGATCAATCCGTCATCCAATGCTGTATTGTTTTGCAGGCTTTGATTCCGGAGGGTTTTGATATAGGAAACGATCCTGTTCAATTGCGGCCAGATGGAACGCAGCCATTGACGATCCTGTGTAAGTAAGGCATGTTGCACACAGGTCCATAACACGATGCCGTTCTCTTTCCAGTAATCATCGCTCATTTTACGCATGCCGCCATCTGGCTGCTGGAATGAAAGCATGTATTCTATTCCCTGCCGTGCATCCTTCCCCCTTCCCATCATGGTCACTGCTTCCAGCAGGAATGCGCCATCCACTATCCAGAGCCCGCGGTAACAGGTTGGGCCTACCTGGAAGGCAATACTGTCATGTTTCAATTCCCGCGCCTGCCATATTCCACGGAGCGAAGCATCTATCAGATCCTGAATCCCGGTATCGGGTACTTTTATATAATCGTACGGGATATCAGTCTTTGTTGTCCAGTAGTTGATGATCTCCCGGCGCAATGCATCTGCACGCTTCAATAATATTGCAGGATCTGCTTCCAACTGACGGGCCAGCGAAGAAGCCAGTCCATTATCATACACTGCGGCTATGCGTATTGTTTCTCCTTTGTTCACCTGAACAGGGGCCAGTTCCAGGAAGACCTTCCTGTTGGTATCGGCCAGATTATGTCTTACGCGAGCCACCGTTTCACTCAGGTAGAGATGCGCTGCCCTTCCCAGGGAATCGGTCAATGTTACTGTGCGGCCTTTCACTGTTACACGGCGGGTAGTATTCAGGGCCACGACAGGATTTATCAGTTGTTCATTACCGGTAGTATTGCTGATGGTTGTGAGTAAAAGATCTTCGCGGTTACCCAGTTTGGTGGAGCGGCCTGAACTGATATAATCCTGCCCAATGGCCATGGCTTCCTGTGTAATGGTCATTCCTGCATAGGTACAATTGGTGGTGACGATGGGAACGCGCGCATTGAATAGTTTTTGAGTTCCAATCTTTACACCTTCATCTGCGAGCAAGTGCACCACTGTTTGAAATCCCCGGTCATTGGCATAAGGGTAAAATTCTTTTCCGCCAAAATCGTACAGTAGTTGTCCCAATGGACCTACCAGGGTTTTACAGGTATCATCGGGATATGAAATACAGGAGACATGCCATTGCGGTGCGTAACGGTAATCCACCGTTCTCCATTGTGCGTGTGCTGGTGATAATCCCAACAGGCAGCTCAGCATGAATAATAACAGCCGTATCCTGTATTTATTTTTTTGCATGTCCTATGGAATTATTTGTAGTTTTTTCAAAATGGTTTCGCCAATGGGTTGCCCCACTACAGCAGGAGTTATCAACAGGTAACCGCCGCCGTTAGTATTGGCTATCCGGGCAATACAGGGATAGCGTTCAGTAGTTGCCGGATATAATAAATGTTCATTGGTTGTGGTATAGGCCAGCACTTCAAAGTTCCAGGGTTGGAACAAAGTGAAGTCAGTGTAGGCGGTACTAACGGGAATGTTTACCTGATCAATGCCTTCCAATCCGGTATGCTTTTCGAAACTGATACCGGATCCGTTGACAGCAAAGCCAAACAAACCGTTTTTGGTGCTCCAGGAATTGAAGAACTGTTCTGACCCCCAGTAGTTGATGCCTTTTCGTTTGGGCGTAGACAAACCCAGACCAGGTAATGCTTCATCGATGGGCTGCCAGCTTTTCTCATTTGTCATAACCCCGATATTCGCCTGGTTCTGCTCCGGTATTCCCATCTTCAGTCCATCATTGATGAGTTTTACTGTGATAGTATTTTGTTGGTTGAAACGGAAAGCCTGCCAGGCAGTGGTACCTGGTCTAATGATGTATAGCCGGCTTAACATTTTGTACCGGTGTGTATCGGGATAACCTGTTTTAGTTGGATATTCATGGCGGATGAATGGTTCCATATCCCGGTAGTTTGCTACGGGCTGGTTATTGATGAAAACGCTGTCGAGACCAGCCAGCGCACCAAGCTCAATATAAAGTGGGCCATCAGCATAAGCAGCAGGAAGAGAGAATGAGGTAGTATAGTATCCATCTTTCTTTTGCCAGTTGCTTAGTGCTGTCTTTTTTCTTTCAGCTAAGTATTGGTACCAGTCGATGATACCGCATTGCTCTCCCAGGATGCCGGCTCCGTCTTCATCTGTCTTTGCATTGGTACTGGCTCCATAGAAAACCACTGTTCCACCCTGCTCAACAAATTTTTCCAGGATGGCCTTGACCGGTTTTCCGCTATAAGTGAATAATGGTAAACGGTTGCCGGTGATCACCAGTTTGGCAATGGGTCCGCCGGGAAGCTTTTCCAACTGGTCTATATTTAACTGCTCAATATTCAATCCTGGTGCAACAGTATGGAAACGGGGATCATAGAATACGACTGCCTTTCCCTGCTTCATCGGCCCTACCGCTTTTTTGGAAACAGGCTGATAGTTGAATGTTGCCGGAACAGGCGCTTGCCATAATTTTTTTTCAGCGCCGGTTACCACAGCGCTTTCCATATTCCTTACATAAACTTCTTTAATGCGTGGATCATTCACCGTTATGTTCAGTTTTCCATCCTTGTAATTCAATACAAGTGATCCACCGGGCGTGGGTATGGAACAATCATAACTGGTCCAGCCGGACGGTACCGCAGGCATTACTTTTACTTTCGTCCACCCTGGCACCATCGCTTCTACTCCCAGCAGGTCTTTCACAACAGTCTCCAGCAGATTGCCGGCGGCGGTGGCAAAAACATTCCCGCCCGTTGATATGCCGGTGGTATCGAGTGTTTCTTCGAGCAGGCCGGGATATTTTTCGTCTTCGATGGTGGCAGCTGCAAGATCCAGCAAATGCC
This portion of the Pseudobacter ginsenosidimutans genome encodes:
- a CDS encoding glucose-6-phosphate isomerase family protein — its product is MPESKMYDPGFDIRPTFEPMGFMYGEDVFGPEPENRRLDDIRKSLMDPGTGGPDIVYTIAMDVGRKQHRAILEELHLLFGVVTYAAGKLGREPIRSQGHIHKISPYSGWSTPEVYEIWTGEAIIYMQETAEDDPGRCFAVYAKPGDVVIVPPNWAHATISANSREPLTFGAWCDRDYGFVYDGVRKHKGIAWFPVFDEEGIIRWQANPHYETSQLVCKSPRQYPDLGIEPGKSIYQTFESNPEVFLYVPRPQLVAAAWENFEP
- a CDS encoding class I mannose-6-phosphate isomerase translates to MKRKSNYDKYPFVKMPAGKYQCWQGWNAILKELGRKLTKGDGQKKIVVVECYQGVFEQEIADALQEGFENAMLFNSSEAMRSSADLDQLLQDDITGDEIFGYMTRRNIDCYFDHNKTASLRQRIENAEHDLIFIYGTGAAYIQEQYDLLVYADMARWEIQMRFRKNAVSNIGVQNADERASLQYKRAFFVDWRICDRFKKKLMPHWDLVLDTNIPGNPKMTTGEAVLAGLRQATQTPFRVVPFFDPGPWGGQWMKEVCDLDRNTPNFAWCFDCVPEENSLLLGFDNIKFEIPASNLVFAYPKQLLGDPVHARFGDEFPIRFDFLDTMEGGNLSLQVHPLTEYIQEKFGMHYTQDESYYFLDAADDAVVYLGIKEGIDKEAMINELQQAQSTGAFDAEKYVQTYPVKKHDHVLIPAGTIHCSGSNSMVLEISATPYIFTFKLWDWGRLGLDGRPRPINIGHGKASISWERTASWVEKELLHQEKTIASGEGWYEERTGLHKREFIETRRHWFTQPVTHHTEGCVNVLNLVEGEEAMVESPDGAFDPFIVHYAETFIVPAGVTAYTIRPFGLSEGKQCVTLKAFVRNHA
- a CDS encoding ROK family protein encodes the protein MEALASSAFLPAIIQEHPGLSAAFKARAKEYDFKQIFALAGEGDVEAIALRNNCMDIWAAALVNCIHAYDPSIIVLGGGILKSSEVILPYLQERVGRLAWCPSGHVEIVNAASGDQAALLGIEYRLIKQYQSVNK
- a CDS encoding ROK family protein — translated: MYRIGIDLGGTLIKAGLMYNGQVKAFEIFEANAGNGVKGNLPLIESAVNALMAGSKVLPDQLGGVGLAFPGLVDPVRNAVISTNQKYDDAFDVDFNAWAESNWNVPFCMDNDARLAMIGEWQYGAARGHQNVVMLTIGTGIGTGVVLEGKVLYGQHFQAGSLGDIL
- a CDS encoding glucose-6-phosphate isomerase family protein, which produces MTSAAVSNPTLFFNGGILQGEGVEHATRRIKDLDNVFQDTKVFGKTDPETLVYEVSSFLPVAEGTPGGLYFGLTHIHPGKVGNEYFMTKGHFHALIDRAEYYWGIKGEGVLILMNENREVWAERMFPGSLHFIPGRVAHRVANTGSQLLSFGASWPADAGHNYEEIRKNGFARRLIDKNGIPTLI
- a CDS encoding glycoside hydrolase family 15 protein, with the protein product MQKNKYRIRLLLFMLSCLLGLSPAHAQWRTVDYRYAPQWHVSCISYPDDTCKTLVGPLGQLLYDFGGKEFYPYANDRGFQTVVHLLADEGVKIGTQKLFNARVPIVTTNCTYAGMTITQEAMAIGQDYISSGRSTKLGNREDLLLTTISNTTGNEQLINPVVALNTTRRVTVKGRTVTLTDSLGRAAHLYLSETVARVRHNLADTNRKVFLELAPVQVNKGETIRIAAVYDNGLASSLARQLEADPAILLKRADALRREIINYWTTKTDIPYDYIKVPDTGIQDLIDASLRGIWQARELKHDSIAFQVGPTCYRGLWIVDGAFLLEAVTMMGRGKDARQGIEYMLSFQQPDGGMRKMSDDYWKENGIVLWTCVQHALLTQDRQWLRSIWPQLNRIVSYIKTLRNQSLQNNTALDDGLIPPGEIDGGLWGAKDKPEYTNTYWNLIGLKAMIHAAEWIGREQDANILKKEYDNFYAVFQAAATRDLGTDDFGNRYIPVVMETDRRSIPQRAQWAFCQAVYPGQLFNSQDPLMTGTMNMLHNTLQEGMVMGTGWLIDGIWNYFASFYGHACLWMNQPDKAIESLYAFANHASPLYAWREEQNPRDLQAKYVGDMPHNWASAEFVRLAVHLLVLDRGHELHLLEGMPPEWLKPGMKTSVSNLHTVFGPVSFSVQVDAAGKNAILEIEKLNSNDCKAIQVKYGNWGIHDKAIVLDPSRPHKITIPLKQYNHRNKK
- a CDS encoding alpha-L-rhamnosidase-related protein; translated protein: MKFLLSHFLFFLTPLLLRSQEDLSLRYTGKATTALVGDGRFIIKVSADRFLAARGLKLEGMFRFFRQDEELLPSSTLWNSAVFPGGASYEIRVGRDTINITYGVLQGSGFTILVETSPLVDTRLSADPANSLLRNEEKEAGKKRTIFLQKDGKLPQLTSGSFRQALEQPYRSKLVLRSPQPTLDKAVAFSQSLLDLSYNGEMMYCELFRWLDIWARDLGSGLLPGALVSGREEMARKSLSYDLQRYAMMQPEDCKNSNDPSQGGTASEVGWTMRSIWTWYQFSGNLDTLKKDAALMRPWVNFWIKRDYDEDGLITDVTDFMDHMIMMLSTNGVQTLASNAMYASMLNYAALIEAAIGNSKDAKKLQTLYTRTVNALNTKYWNDDKGYFSNMLLWDGVCRRSSQASQAMLLKIGATDEQRSKQTLDFLKKHNWCDYGSVTIRPRMNHVGLDNDQNVRVWPWWNLWEAEARFKNNDTTGAWHLLDLAAATIEDEKYPGLLEETLDTTGISTGGNVFATAAGNLLETVVKDLLGVEAMVPGWTKVKVMPAVPSGWTSYDCSIPTPGGSLVLNYKDGKLNITVNDPRIKEVYVRNMESAVVTGAEKKLWQAPVPATFNYQPVSKKAVGPMKQGKAVVFYDPRFHTVAPGLNIEQLNIDQLEKLPGGPIAKLVITGNRLPLFTYSGKPVKAILEKFVEQGGTVVFYGASTNAKTDEDGAGILGEQCGIIDWYQYLAERKKTALSNWQKKDGYYTTSFSLPAAYADGPLYIELGALAGLDSVFINNQPVANYRDMEPFIRHEYPTKTGYPDTHRYKMLSRLYIIRPGTTAWQAFRFNQQNTITVKLINDGLKMGIPEQNQANIGVMTNEKSWQPIDEALPGLGLSTPKRKGINYWGSEQFFNSWSTKNGLFGFAVNGSGISFEKHTGLEGIDQVNIPVSTAYTDFTLFQPWNFEVLAYTTTNEHLLYPATTERYPCIARIANTNGGGYLLITPAVVGQPIGETILKKLQIIP